In Reichenbachiella agarivorans, one genomic interval encodes:
- a CDS encoding AAA family ATPase, giving the protein MTIIVGKNNIEKSTSLEALDIFINEGKGVIKLDKDDVNKQALAEDDTETIISVPFEELL; this is encoded by the coding sequence TTGACCATCATTGTTGGGAAAAATAATATTGAAAAATCAACATCTTTAGAAGCATTGGACATTTTCATCAATGAAGGAAAGGGCGTAATCAAACTGGATAAAGATGATGTTAATAAGCAAGCTCTTGCCGAAGATGACACAGAAACTATCATTTCGGTACCCTTTGAAGAATTATTGTAA
- a CDS encoding thioredoxin domain-containing protein: MMKYLTLVGIVSLLFLHACDMNKGKHPYTNALINESSPYLLQHAHNPVDWQPWGNKALNQAKKENKLIIVSIGYAACHWCHVMEHESFEDLLIAEKMNENYVSIKVDREERPDIDQVYMNAAQLLTGRGGWPLNIVALPDGRPVFAGTYFSKEDWDKILDYFHAMYKSDPQKMLDQAEKVTEGIAENEMPTFNQSALNYSADTAQHIANQLLSELDTVNGGKSGAPKFPMPVIYEYLMAESYYRNNPAIDQAIQVTLNKMSAGGIYDHLGGGFSRYSVDGTWTVPHFEKMLYDNAQLISLYSHAYQRYGTAAYQQTIVETIAFCKRELKDSLGGYYSSLDADSEGEEGKFYVWGVAEIDSLLGEKAQFFKTYYGISVKGNFEGKNILERKGSLAQMAKEYGMTEAKAEGIIAEAKATLFHARSQRIRPALDDKILTSWNGLMIMGLVDAYFALGNEQYLADALETGEFLLGKQVFDGNRIHRNFKDGKSSIHGFLDDYAFSILAFVKLYEATFDEKWLYKAKELKEFASAHFLDDKTQMYYYTSDTDEKLIARKMELSDNVIPGSNSAMAQALFLLGQYFYDENDLKHAQQMIANSQANFSEHPYYYSNMARLYSMMGETLYEVAIVGPEAATKRNELAKGYIPNKILLGGKNEGTLDLLEGKRSEGNTFIYVCQNKSCQLPTQEVAQALKQIR; encoded by the coding sequence ATGATGAAATATCTAACACTGGTAGGGATAGTTTCCCTTCTGTTTTTACACGCATGTGACATGAACAAAGGAAAGCACCCCTACACCAATGCCCTGATCAACGAGAGCAGCCCCTACCTCCTCCAACACGCCCACAACCCTGTCGACTGGCAACCTTGGGGCAACAAAGCCCTCAACCAAGCCAAAAAAGAAAACAAATTGATCATCGTCAGCATAGGATATGCCGCTTGCCACTGGTGTCATGTCATGGAGCACGAGTCGTTTGAAGACCTGCTCATTGCCGAAAAAATGAACGAAAACTATGTCTCCATCAAGGTAGACCGAGAGGAAAGACCCGACATAGACCAAGTCTACATGAATGCTGCACAACTCCTCACTGGACGCGGTGGCTGGCCGCTCAACATCGTCGCATTGCCTGATGGCAGACCTGTCTTTGCTGGCACCTACTTTTCCAAAGAAGATTGGGATAAAATCTTGGATTACTTCCACGCCATGTACAAGAGCGACCCACAAAAAATGCTGGATCAAGCAGAAAAGGTCACAGAAGGCATCGCCGAAAACGAAATGCCTACATTTAATCAGTCGGCCCTCAACTACAGTGCAGATACCGCCCAGCACATAGCCAACCAACTGCTCAGTGAACTGGACACTGTCAATGGCGGCAAGTCTGGCGCGCCCAAGTTCCCTATGCCAGTCATCTATGAATACCTAATGGCCGAAAGCTACTACCGCAACAATCCCGCGATAGATCAAGCCATCCAAGTGACACTCAACAAAATGTCAGCTGGTGGCATCTATGATCACCTCGGTGGTGGTTTCTCTAGGTACTCAGTAGACGGTACTTGGACCGTGCCTCACTTTGAGAAAATGCTCTATGACAATGCCCAGTTGATCAGTCTCTACAGTCATGCCTACCAACGCTACGGTACAGCGGCTTACCAACAAACAATCGTCGAGACCATCGCGTTTTGCAAGCGGGAATTGAAAGACTCACTAGGTGGCTACTACTCCTCCCTCGATGCGGATAGTGAGGGAGAAGAAGGCAAATTCTATGTTTGGGGAGTCGCAGAAATTGACAGCCTCTTGGGAGAGAAAGCTCAGTTTTTCAAGACCTACTACGGCATATCTGTCAAAGGCAACTTTGAAGGTAAAAACATACTGGAACGAAAAGGATCTCTTGCTCAAATGGCCAAAGAGTATGGTATGACTGAAGCCAAGGCCGAAGGTATCATCGCTGAAGCCAAAGCAACCTTGTTCCACGCCAGAAGTCAGCGAATCAGACCCGCACTAGATGACAAAATATTGACCTCATGGAATGGATTGATGATCATGGGATTGGTAGATGCCTATTTCGCACTGGGCAATGAGCAGTACCTCGCAGATGCCCTAGAGACAGGTGAGTTCTTGCTCGGCAAGCAGGTATTCGACGGCAACAGGATTCACCGCAACTTCAAAGATGGCAAGTCAAGCATTCATGGATTCTTAGATGATTATGCATTCAGTATCTTGGCCTTTGTCAAACTGTACGAAGCGACCTTTGATGAAAAATGGCTCTACAAAGCCAAGGAGCTGAAAGAATTTGCCTCTGCGCATTTCTTAGATGACAAAACCCAGATGTACTACTACACCTCAGACACGGACGAAAAGCTCATCGCCAGAAAGATGGAACTATCTGACAACGTCATCCCTGGCTCCAACTCTGCCATGGCACAGGCTCTCTTCCTCTTGGGACAGTACTTCTATGATGAAAATGACCTGAAGCACGCCCAACAAATGATTGCCAACAGCCAAGCCAACTTCAGTGAACACCCCTACTACTACAGCAACATGGCCAGACTGTACTCAATGATGGGTGAGACGCTCTATGAGGTAGCCATCGTAGGTCCAGAGGCAGCAACCAAAAGAAATGAATTGGCCAAAGGATACATCCCCAACAAAATCCTACTAGGCGGTAAAAACGAGGGCACACTAGACCTACTAGAGGGCAAACGCTCCGAGGGCAACACCTTCATCTACGTCTGTCAAAACAAGTCTTGTCAGCTCCCTACACAAGAGGTCGCTCAGGCATTGAAACAGATCAGATAG
- the tyrS gene encoding tyrosine--tRNA ligase has protein sequence MKDFVEELKWRGMIHDMMPGVQEQMNKEMTAAYIGFDPTADSLHIGSLVQIMTLVHLQRAGHKPFALVGGATGMVGDPSGKSAERNLLSEDVLQKNLSGIRKQLEQFLDFDCGDNSAEVVNNYDWFKNFNFLDFIRDVGKHMSINYMMAKDSVKTRLETGMSFTEFSYQLIQGYDFYWLNQNKNCKVQLGGSDQWGNIVTGTELIRRKSQGEAEAWAITTPLIKKADGTKFGKSEGGNVWLDKDLTSPYKFYQYWLNSSDEDSENYIKIFTLLGKEEIEQIIAEHKAAPHERKLQKTIADDITVRVHSQEDLEMAIKASGILFGKSTAEDLVSLNESTLLSVFEGVPQTTVSRAVYDAAENVTDLLSEASNGVVFSSKGEARRMIQGGGVSINKTKVESPDQPVSFDLLNNKYLLAQKGKKNYYLITVE, from the coding sequence ATAAAAGACTTTGTAGAAGAACTGAAATGGAGAGGCATGATTCACGACATGATGCCTGGGGTACAAGAGCAAATGAACAAAGAAATGACCGCTGCTTATATAGGGTTTGATCCTACGGCAGACTCGCTACATATCGGTAGCTTGGTGCAGATCATGACGCTCGTGCATCTACAAAGAGCTGGTCACAAGCCCTTCGCTTTGGTCGGAGGTGCTACAGGTATGGTGGGTGATCCATCAGGCAAATCAGCAGAACGAAATCTACTATCTGAGGACGTCCTCCAAAAAAACCTCAGTGGTATCAGAAAACAACTAGAGCAATTCTTGGATTTTGACTGTGGGGACAACTCTGCCGAGGTAGTCAACAACTATGATTGGTTCAAAAACTTCAACTTCCTAGACTTCATCAGAGATGTAGGCAAGCACATGTCAATCAACTACATGATGGCCAAAGACTCGGTCAAGACCAGACTAGAGACAGGTATGTCTTTTACCGAATTTAGCTACCAATTGATCCAGGGCTATGATTTCTACTGGCTCAACCAAAACAAAAACTGCAAAGTACAACTCGGTGGATCAGACCAATGGGGTAACATCGTCACAGGAACAGAACTCATCAGACGCAAGTCCCAAGGTGAAGCAGAAGCATGGGCAATCACCACGCCTCTGATCAAAAAAGCAGATGGCACCAAATTTGGCAAGAGTGAAGGAGGAAACGTATGGTTGGATAAAGACCTCACCTCTCCTTACAAATTCTACCAATATTGGTTGAACTCCAGCGACGAAGACTCTGAGAACTACATCAAGATTTTTACACTCTTGGGCAAGGAAGAAATTGAGCAAATCATCGCCGAACACAAAGCTGCACCACACGAGCGAAAACTACAAAAAACCATCGCAGATGACATCACTGTACGTGTGCACTCTCAAGAAGATCTAGAGATGGCGATCAAAGCATCTGGAATTCTCTTTGGTAAGTCTACTGCCGAAGACCTGGTTTCACTCAATGAAAGCACGCTGCTCTCTGTGTTTGAGGGTGTTCCACAAACTACCGTGAGCAGAGCAGTGTACGATGCTGCAGAAAACGTCACAGACCTGCTCTCAGAAGCCAGCAATGGAGTGGTATTCTCCTCCAAAGGCGAAGCAAGAAGAATGATCCAAGGTGGAGGTGTGAGCATCAATAAGACAAAAGTAGAATCTCCCGATCAGCCAGTCAGTTTTGATCTGCTCAACAACAAATACCTGTTGGCACAAAAGGGTAAAAAAAATTACTACCTGATTACTGTAGAGTAA
- a CDS encoding tetratricopeptide repeat protein, translated as MQKTITLIIIISIWLNSSLIAQESGEYSNKKEKNDLADQYYEKGNRSVTNTQYALAEVYYDSAIRLSSTRADYYIARGQAKELEGDEMGALVDYEAANKMDGTNNVAIFKRALIYYKRENYKQAAQDFTYLITNVEKLETKAIVFKGVSYDEDGEVLLSGISTVEEMKADIFVHRAMTYEKLGYSTPAMLDYDKAIELNELDPNYYVYRGMFRLDRGDKEGAITDYRKALKINPHHRNALYNLSFLVDDDERDEINKILFGKGDFAKAYSKRAFESFQKGNYEQALLDYDSALLIKADNASDLMNRGIVKSKLGQYTDAVKDFNSSVYTDNSLVRNYVLIGNAYQEMADYNSSIKYYERYINNAGPDASVYYNLGLAYMKYKKDTEACTQFRKAIELGEERAEKPMDKVCF; from the coding sequence ATGCAGAAGACTATTACGTTAATTATTATCATTTCTATCTGGCTAAACAGCTCTCTAATCGCACAAGAGAGTGGGGAATATTCAAACAAAAAAGAAAAGAATGACCTTGCCGATCAGTATTATGAAAAAGGCAACCGGTCTGTGACCAATACCCAATATGCACTGGCAGAAGTGTATTATGACAGTGCGATTCGTCTCAGCTCTACCCGAGCCGACTACTACATCGCCAGAGGTCAAGCCAAAGAACTAGAAGGGGATGAAATGGGGGCGTTGGTAGACTATGAAGCTGCCAACAAAATGGATGGTACCAACAACGTGGCAATTTTTAAGCGGGCTTTGATCTACTATAAGCGCGAGAATTACAAACAAGCGGCTCAGGATTTCACCTATTTGATCACCAATGTGGAAAAGTTGGAGACCAAGGCGATTGTATTCAAAGGGGTGTCCTATGATGAAGATGGTGAGGTGCTCCTGTCTGGTATCTCGACCGTAGAAGAAATGAAGGCTGACATCTTTGTGCATCGAGCCATGACGTATGAAAAATTGGGCTATAGTACTCCTGCGATGTTGGACTATGACAAGGCCATTGAATTGAACGAATTGGATCCTAACTACTACGTCTATCGTGGGATGTTTAGATTGGACAGAGGGGACAAAGAGGGTGCGATCACAGACTATCGCAAAGCCTTGAAGATCAATCCTCATCACAGAAACGCACTCTATAACTTGAGCTTTTTGGTGGATGATGATGAACGAGATGAAATCAATAAAATTCTCTTTGGAAAGGGAGATTTTGCCAAGGCTTATTCCAAAAGAGCATTTGAGAGTTTTCAGAAGGGGAATTATGAGCAGGCATTGTTGGATTATGACTCTGCTCTCCTGATCAAAGCAGACAACGCCAGTGACCTGATGAATCGCGGAATTGTCAAATCCAAATTGGGTCAATACACAGATGCCGTCAAAGATTTTAATTCATCCGTCTATACGGACAACTCTTTGGTGAGAAACTATGTGCTGATCGGAAATGCCTACCAAGAAATGGCCGACTACAATTCATCCATCAAGTATTATGAGCGATACATCAACAATGCTGGGCCAGACGCATCTGTCTATTACAACCTAGGGTTGGCGTACATGAAATACAAAAAGGATACGGAGGCTTGTACTCAGTTTAGAAAGGCAATCGAGCTAGGAGAGGAGCGCGCTGAGAAACCAATGGACAAAGTTTGTTTTTAA
- a CDS encoding aldose 1-epimerase: protein MYEVKNHPIGRFEAYRLINSSTGEYLEIVSGFGAGINDLVVKNGAGNLISIIDGYRTEDEIMQKHHSAFKGSKLSPFPNRLKAGKYQFEGQRYQMIINEISRNNNLHALLHCRPFEVIDVVEGETECKLFLGYDYLGTDQGYPFAYQLIIEVIYGKDGITIDTQIENTGTSNLPIGDGWHPYFQFDNGIGQVTLQMGAAKRVSSFGKKSVSKTHGYENGKDLANAELDDCFMITDDAQPFVISMKDPSTQLDIQLWQTGQYAYYQIYSPPSRKQLAVEPVTCPPNAFNTGEGLIVLKPSERTQLKCGIKVVKI, encoded by the coding sequence ATGTACGAAGTTAAGAACCACCCCATCGGTCGATTTGAGGCCTATAGATTAATCAATTCATCCACAGGCGAATACCTAGAGATTGTGTCAGGATTCGGAGCAGGAATCAATGATCTCGTTGTGAAAAATGGAGCAGGCAATCTGATTTCTATCATTGACGGTTATAGGACGGAGGACGAAATCATGCAGAAGCATCATTCGGCATTCAAGGGATCAAAGCTCTCACCATTTCCTAACAGGCTGAAGGCAGGAAAATACCAGTTTGAGGGGCAGAGATATCAAATGATCATCAATGAAATCAGTAGGAACAACAATCTACATGCTTTGTTGCACTGCAGACCCTTCGAAGTGATAGATGTGGTGGAGGGCGAAACTGAATGCAAGTTGTTTTTGGGATACGATTATCTAGGAACGGATCAAGGCTATCCTTTTGCTTACCAATTGATTATAGAAGTAATCTACGGTAAGGATGGTATCACGATTGATACGCAAATAGAAAACACAGGTACAAGCAACCTACCGATAGGCGATGGTTGGCATCCCTATTTTCAGTTTGACAATGGTATAGGGCAAGTGACCCTGCAAATGGGTGCTGCCAAGAGAGTGTCTTCATTTGGAAAAAAATCAGTGTCTAAGACACATGGCTATGAGAATGGAAAGGATTTGGCTAATGCTGAGCTGGATGATTGTTTTATGATTACCGATGATGCACAGCCATTTGTGATATCGATGAAGGATCCATCTACTCAACTGGACATCCAACTCTGGCAAACAGGGCAATATGCCTATTATCAAATTTATTCTCCTCCTAGCCGCAAACAATTGGCAGTAGAACCTGTGACCTGTCCTCCCAATGCATTCAATACTGGC